From a region of the Aeoliella mucimassa genome:
- a CDS encoding NHL repeat-containing protein, producing MGKWKQWLKILGIVLALLVAAGVWAFFHWLSFLLVDPLPASEDYQWPMTVVAGTGMPGYADGSEAQFDKPLRLAPFGDDTILVADINNHAIRIVHHDGQVDTLAGGPELQGYLDGPAAEAQFDSPHGVAVRSDGTIAVAEVTNNTIRLITPDAAGAAPDETTYTVSTLAGTAGEKGYLDGPASDALFNAPHAVAWGPDGSLYVADIGNARVRRIHEGEVTTVAGTGDYGQADGPLGVGTLQYPIDLCMNEKGHLLIADAGTSLLRYYKPGQGISTPWPSLTLDMPHGVADASNEQAVVAEMFAHRVCMLTSDQKLVALCGTGTAGPGDNELNKPAAVLVHSGYLWIADLGNHRIITTPWPTADDDADDDQPNDDNAAEAQQDEAEAGDAAEPAAPAPDTEAEAEADSDETDASRQ from the coding sequence GTGGGTAAGTGGAAGCAGTGGTTGAAAATTCTCGGCATCGTTCTGGCATTGCTGGTAGCAGCCGGCGTATGGGCGTTTTTCCATTGGCTTAGCTTCTTGCTGGTCGACCCGCTGCCGGCCAGCGAAGACTACCAATGGCCGATGACCGTGGTTGCGGGCACCGGAATGCCTGGCTACGCCGATGGCTCGGAGGCCCAATTCGACAAGCCGCTGCGGCTGGCTCCGTTCGGCGACGACACCATTCTGGTAGCCGATATCAACAATCACGCGATTCGCATCGTGCACCACGACGGGCAGGTCGACACCCTGGCCGGCGGGCCCGAGCTCCAGGGCTACCTCGATGGCCCAGCGGCCGAGGCGCAGTTCGACTCGCCGCACGGCGTTGCGGTTCGCAGCGATGGCACCATCGCAGTGGCCGAGGTGACCAACAACACCATTCGCTTGATCACGCCCGACGCGGCCGGCGCCGCCCCCGACGAAACCACCTACACCGTGTCGACCTTGGCCGGCACCGCTGGCGAAAAGGGCTACCTCGATGGCCCTGCTTCCGACGCACTGTTCAACGCCCCGCACGCGGTCGCCTGGGGACCCGATGGCTCGCTGTACGTCGCCGATATCGGCAATGCGCGCGTTCGCCGCATCCACGAAGGCGAAGTGACCACCGTCGCCGGCACCGGCGACTACGGTCAGGCCGATGGCCCGCTCGGCGTCGGCACCTTGCAGTACCCGATCGATCTCTGCATGAACGAAAAGGGCCATCTGCTGATCGCCGATGCGGGCACCAGCCTGCTCCGGTACTACAAACCAGGGCAGGGGATCTCGACCCCTTGGCCATCGCTGACACTCGACATGCCGCACGGCGTGGCCGACGCCAGCAACGAGCAAGCCGTGGTGGCCGAGATGTTCGCCCATCGGGTCTGTATGCTGACTAGCGACCAAAAGCTCGTCGCGCTCTGCGGAACCGGCACCGCCGGGCCTGGCGACAACGAACTCAACAAGCCAGCCGCGGTGCTGGTGCATTCCGGCTACCTGTGGATCGCCGACCTCGGCAACCACCGCATCATCACCACCCCCTGGCCCACCGCCGATGATGACGCCGATGATGACCAGCCAAACGACGATAACGCTGCCGAGGCGCAGCAGGATGAAGCAGAAGCGGGTGATGCAGCCGAACCAGCAGCGCCCGCGCCCGACACCGAAGCCGAAGCCGAAGCCGATTCGGACGAAACCGACGCCAGCCGGCAGTAG
- a CDS encoding alpha/beta hydrolase-fold protein, protein MIQQSNPTGAWEVVEVAGHAVDLFEPQVPNKHGYVAIYLHSVGGECLADDSVFTAEFARHGLRVVAPRGDESWWSNRIYPAFDSERTAEAYVVEDLMQYIHQRWDIESPRVGLLGVSMGGQGALRIAYKYSRRFPVVAAVAPAIDFHQWIDSPPAQGEVAHALRQLYRDPEDARQDTATLHVHPLAWPPFQYFCSDPLDHWHEGADRLQMKLASLGIPHECDLVTSHGGHGWDYFHAMAPTAVEFVANRLEKERCRIV, encoded by the coding sequence ATGATACAGCAATCCAACCCAACTGGCGCGTGGGAGGTCGTGGAGGTCGCCGGGCACGCGGTCGATCTATTCGAGCCCCAAGTGCCGAATAAACATGGCTACGTGGCCATCTACCTGCACTCGGTCGGGGGGGAATGCTTAGCCGACGACTCCGTGTTTACCGCCGAGTTCGCCCGGCACGGGCTTCGCGTGGTTGCTCCCCGCGGGGACGAAAGCTGGTGGAGCAACCGCATCTACCCCGCGTTCGACAGCGAGCGGACCGCCGAGGCGTACGTGGTCGAAGATCTGATGCAGTACATCCACCAGCGGTGGGACATCGAGTCGCCCAGGGTCGGCTTGTTGGGGGTCAGCATGGGAGGCCAAGGCGCGCTGCGGATCGCCTACAAATACTCACGGCGTTTCCCGGTGGTAGCGGCCGTGGCCCCAGCGATCGACTTCCACCAGTGGATCGACTCGCCGCCGGCGCAGGGGGAAGTCGCCCACGCCCTGCGGCAATTGTACCGCGACCCCGAAGACGCCCGGCAGGACACCGCTACGCTGCACGTGCACCCGCTAGCATGGCCGCCGTTCCAGTATTTCTGCAGCGACCCGCTCGATCACTGGCACGAAGGGGCCGATCGATTGCAGATGAAGTTAGCCTCTTTAGGTATTCCGCATGAGTGCGATCTGGTCACCTCGCACGGCGGGCACGGCTGGGATTACTTCCACGCCATGGCACCCACGGCGGTGGAGTTCGTCGCAAATCGCCTGGAAAAAGAGCGTTGCCGCATCGTCTAG
- a CDS encoding helix-turn-helix domain-containing protein, whose amino-acid sequence MSKQLGKTIRILRQAKSLKMTEVAGESGVSVPYLSLVENGERQPSLEVMRRIAETLGVPSEALIVMGVGDSSLMSSDKRTSELTGMVGQLIEIENKLTSLLGKDAKRAATSNKARTPRRGNGPKR is encoded by the coding sequence GTGAGTAAACAGCTGGGAAAGACCATTAGAATATTGCGACAGGCAAAGTCACTGAAAATGACGGAGGTCGCAGGCGAGAGTGGTGTAAGTGTGCCGTACTTAAGTTTAGTGGAGAATGGAGAGCGTCAGCCATCATTGGAGGTGATGAGGCGAATTGCTGAAACACTTGGTGTTCCCTCCGAAGCACTAATAGTGATGGGTGTGGGTGATAGCTCTTTGATGTCTAGTGACAAGCGAACTTCCGAATTGACTGGCATGGTTGGCCAGTTAATCGAGATCGAGAATAAATTGACGTCACTGCTCGGAAAGGATGCAAAACGTGCTGCCACATCAAATAAGGCCAGAACACCTCGCCGAGGCAATGGGCCTAAGCGTTAA
- a CDS encoding AAA family ATPase produces the protein MNDPQFNPETDLNFDPDGVPTEPAPAPEPTPPLPEAPHPVATGRVNTGRFEPVRQLYQRICSEVSKVYVGQEELVLSTLVALFSGGHVLIESVPGLGKTLFVRTLGKTLGTKFGRIQFTADLMPSDITGAPIFNMKTQEFTFRPGPVFTQILLADEINRSPAKTHAALLEIMQERRVTVERTTHQLEPPFLVMATQNPIESEGTYNLPEAQLDRFMFKVMVEYPTAMEEVRVLKEHSGQVAVEQRLEDEVATVTGPEQIMKAIQLCSQVLVADELFDYINNIVRQTRSWPQFHIGASPRAGIALVQGARTLAAFNGRDYAIPDDVGEIVLPALRHRVVLTAEAEVEGHQVDEALRNMIRTVEVPRM, from the coding sequence ATGAACGATCCACAATTCAACCCTGAAACGGACCTGAACTTCGACCCCGATGGCGTGCCGACCGAGCCCGCGCCGGCGCCCGAGCCAACGCCGCCGCTCCCCGAAGCACCGCATCCGGTCGCAACAGGGCGCGTGAACACGGGGCGCTTCGAACCAGTTCGCCAGCTCTACCAGCGCATCTGCTCCGAAGTCAGCAAGGTGTACGTCGGCCAGGAAGAACTGGTACTCTCCACCTTGGTTGCGTTGTTCTCGGGCGGGCACGTGCTGATCGAGAGCGTGCCAGGGCTCGGCAAAACGCTGTTCGTCCGCACGCTCGGCAAAACGCTCGGCACCAAGTTCGGCCGCATTCAGTTCACCGCCGACTTGATGCCGTCGGACATTACCGGCGCGCCGATCTTCAACATGAAGACCCAAGAGTTCACCTTCCGCCCTGGTCCGGTGTTCACGCAGATTCTGCTGGCGGATGAAATCAACCGCTCGCCGGCCAAGACACACGCTGCGTTGCTCGAAATCATGCAGGAGCGTCGCGTTACCGTGGAACGCACCACGCATCAACTCGAGCCCCCCTTCCTGGTGATGGCCACCCAGAACCCGATCGAGAGCGAAGGCACCTACAACCTGCCCGAAGCCCAGCTCGATCGTTTCATGTTCAAGGTGATGGTCGAGTATCCCACCGCAATGGAGGAAGTCCGCGTACTCAAAGAGCACAGCGGCCAGGTGGCGGTCGAGCAACGCCTGGAGGACGAAGTCGCAACCGTGACCGGGCCGGAGCAAATCATGAAGGCGATTCAGCTCTGCAGTCAGGTGCTCGTGGCCGACGAGCTGTTCGATTACATCAACAACATTGTTCGCCAAACCCGCTCGTGGCCGCAGTTCCACATCGGGGCCTCGCCCCGGGCGGGCATCGCCCTGGTGCAAGGTGCCCGCACTCTGGCTGCGTTCAACGGCCGCGACTACGCGATTCCCGACGACGTCGGCGAAATCGTGCTGCCGGCGCTGCGCCACCGCGTGGTGCTCACCGCCGAGGCCGAAGTGGAGGGCCATCAAGTAGACGAAGCCTTGCGCAACATGATTCGCACGGTCGAAGTACCGCGCATGTAA
- a CDS encoding glycosyltransferase, producing the protein MSHRILHVVRSLDRYTSAESLLGLLDARPADDWDHRVVVLGSPQGELADAFAELQVPLTFMQQRWRLDPTTAGRVSSAIRQHDPEVLHAWDSSSLHYVLAAAMASSVPRMVAEWDLDAIDNTLSLPTKWLALPRRQLRFVVPSQRVGDWLGQRVSPARISTIAPACKLPSEPGVDRDAVLAEFSLPADAVLVGTACPLQVEFGVKELIWAADMVRVLHPQLRYLIAGDGPERRHLEQFGRTAAVPENICFLGDTDRWPAVLPHLQAYWQGTEANASSPTTMLDAMAAGVPVIASDTPQHRDWIEHEQTGYLVNYDARAERTRLTHLLLEDASVAETLAAAAKDLVRDTYSPDTRVSAYEKLYVDLLA; encoded by the coding sequence ATGTCTCACCGTATCCTGCATGTTGTTCGCTCGCTAGACCGCTACACCTCGGCCGAGTCGCTGTTAGGGTTGCTCGACGCCAGACCGGCCGACGACTGGGACCATCGGGTCGTGGTGCTCGGGAGTCCGCAGGGCGAACTGGCCGACGCGTTTGCCGAGCTGCAGGTGCCGCTCACCTTCATGCAGCAACGCTGGCGACTCGACCCGACGACCGCGGGGCGGGTTTCGAGTGCGATCCGCCAGCACGACCCCGAAGTGCTGCACGCCTGGGACAGCAGCTCGCTGCACTACGTGCTAGCAGCGGCCATGGCATCGAGCGTGCCGCGGATGGTTGCCGAGTGGGATCTCGACGCGATTGACAACACCCTTTCGCTCCCCACCAAGTGGCTCGCGCTACCCAGGCGGCAACTCCGCTTTGTGGTCCCCAGCCAGCGCGTCGGCGATTGGCTCGGCCAGCGCGTGTCGCCTGCGCGGATTTCGACCATCGCCCCCGCGTGCAAGCTGCCGAGCGAGCCAGGTGTCGACCGCGACGCGGTGCTAGCAGAGTTTTCGCTGCCAGCCGACGCAGTGCTGGTAGGCACCGCCTGCCCGCTACAAGTGGAGTTCGGCGTGAAGGAGCTAATCTGGGCGGCCGACATGGTTCGCGTGCTGCATCCACAGCTACGGTACCTGATTGCCGGCGACGGCCCCGAGCGGCGGCACCTGGAGCAGTTCGGCCGCACCGCTGCGGTGCCGGAGAACATTTGCTTCCTCGGCGACACCGACCGTTGGCCGGCAGTGCTGCCCCACTTGCAGGCGTACTGGCAAGGCACCGAGGCGAATGCCTCGTCGCCGACCACGATGCTCGACGCTATGGCGGCCGGGGTGCCGGTGATTGCGAGCGACACGCCGCAGCACCGCGATTGGATCGAGCACGAACAAACCGGCTACCTGGTAAACTACGACGCGCGGGCGGAGCGGACCCGGCTGACCCATTTGCTGCTGGAAGACGCTTCGGTGGCCGAAACCCTGGCTGCAGCAGCGAAAGACCTGGTGCGCGATACCTATTCACCAGATACCCGAGTTTCGGCCTACGAAAAACTATATGTTGATCTCCTGGCATAA
- a CDS encoding Mce/MlaD family protein produces the protein MPSPSSEPMLFRVPKSPADGDLPEELHLELLVRDREVIAALEELESDERREAFALDALRIGVMALRHAGTRMDADLLRRETSQLLGTLSQTLDRYSQSTGDQLNRSLKEYFDPNDGRFNERVSRLVKEDGELATLMRQQIDGENSSLARTLMTHVGSESPLMKMLDPAQSEGLLSALQQAVEGQLTKQSEQVLREFSLDNREGALARLVHELNTKHGDLSKDLKSKIDDVVKEFSLDDEGSALSRLVRNVDRAQRTITNEFSLDNNESALSRLREMLQETQGAIHKNLTLDEDGSPLARLKKELLDLLKSADEKNNEFREQVRVALAEMTAAKKEAERSTRHGEVFEEAVYDFVAREAQHAGDIATPTGASTGLIRNCKKGDCLVELGPSCLAAGEKIVVEAKQHGGYTLASAREELDIARKNRGAGIGVFVFSKRMAPSGLDGFKHYGSDIICAWDADDPSTDIWLKAALVTARALSVRQAGSSPSQEVDFEAIDRAVLDIEKRAENLDSIRTSAKTIVSSGEKIIKRVDTDEKALEKQLVILRENLDDVRVALGKEKS, from the coding sequence TTGCCTAGTCCCAGCAGCGAGCCCATGTTGTTCCGTGTTCCCAAGTCGCCAGCCGATGGCGATCTGCCGGAGGAGCTGCATCTCGAACTCTTAGTGCGCGATCGCGAAGTGATTGCCGCGCTCGAAGAACTGGAGTCGGACGAACGTCGCGAGGCATTCGCGCTCGACGCGCTCCGCATTGGAGTGATGGCCTTGCGCCATGCTGGCACGCGGATGGATGCCGACCTACTGCGTCGCGAAACGTCGCAACTACTCGGCACCTTGTCGCAAACCCTCGATCGCTATTCGCAATCGACCGGCGATCAGCTCAATCGCTCGCTCAAAGAGTACTTTGATCCGAACGATGGCCGCTTCAACGAACGGGTCTCGCGACTGGTGAAGGAAGATGGCGAGCTGGCCACCTTGATGCGTCAACAGATCGACGGCGAGAACAGCAGCCTCGCCCGCACGCTGATGACCCATGTCGGCAGCGAAAGCCCGCTGATGAAGATGCTCGATCCCGCGCAGTCCGAAGGCTTGCTCTCGGCCTTGCAGCAAGCGGTCGAGGGGCAGCTGACCAAGCAAAGCGAGCAGGTGCTCCGCGAGTTTTCGCTCGACAACCGCGAAGGGGCCCTCGCCCGGCTGGTGCACGAACTCAACACCAAGCATGGCGATCTCTCGAAGGATCTGAAATCGAAAATTGACGACGTGGTCAAGGAGTTCTCGCTCGACGACGAAGGCTCGGCCTTGAGCCGCCTGGTGCGCAACGTGGATCGCGCCCAACGGACGATCACCAACGAGTTTTCGCTCGACAACAACGAGTCGGCGTTGTCGCGGTTGCGCGAGATGCTGCAGGAAACGCAGGGGGCGATTCACAAGAACCTGACGCTCGACGAGGATGGCTCGCCGCTCGCGCGGCTGAAGAAAGAGCTGCTCGACCTGCTCAAGTCGGCCGACGAAAAGAACAACGAGTTCCGCGAGCAGGTTCGCGTGGCGCTGGCCGAAATGACCGCGGCCAAGAAGGAAGCCGAACGCTCCACCCGCCATGGCGAAGTGTTCGAAGAAGCGGTCTACGACTTCGTGGCTCGCGAAGCGCAGCACGCCGGCGACATCGCGACCCCCACCGGGGCTTCGACCGGGCTGATTCGTAACTGCAAGAAGGGGGACTGCCTGGTGGAGCTGGGCCCCAGTTGCCTGGCCGCAGGCGAGAAGATCGTGGTCGAAGCCAAGCAACACGGCGGCTACACCCTGGCCTCGGCCCGCGAAGAACTCGACATCGCCCGCAAGAACCGGGGAGCCGGTATCGGCGTGTTCGTGTTCTCCAAACGCATGGCCCCCTCGGGGCTCGATGGCTTTAAGCACTACGGCAGCGACATCATCTGCGCCTGGGATGCCGACGACCCGTCGACCGACATCTGGCTGAAAGCCGCGCTGGTAACCGCCAGGGCGTTGTCGGTTCGTCAGGCGGGTTCGTCTCCTTCGCAGGAAGTCGACTTCGAAGCGATCGATCGGGCAGTGCTCGACATCGAAAAGCGAGCGGAGAATCTCGACTCGATTCGCACGTCGGCCAAGACCATCGTCAGCAGCGGCGAGAAGATCATCAAGCGGGTCGATACCGACGAGAAGGCGCTTGAAAAGCAGCTGGTCATCCTCCGCGAGAACCTCGACGACGTTCGCGTAGCCTTGGGTAAAGAGAAGAGCTAA
- a CDS encoding ATP-dependent Clp protease proteolytic subunit — protein MLLKCLAPFLAVLILSAPSFGDTNPIEATAAEATATQTVAELPDEIERQIDEQTAHLPDDVREKIREKLKEVAEAKLAEMKEAAEEAEEESADEEEAEAAEGEEAAEGEEKEEEAKEEAPAKDPQSEEAKKMKAEAELFEAQFKHKIALYKHELEAQRLAIEKSKIDLDLEAKRVDAQNASLERERDRLKLEAEVLKMRHELDMQKVQSDLAELLAEKKQVETKLEVEAAKERLEDRVIGEEKYPMNPLEDGVLSISVRRIELNGPIMSGAADYVCSRLDYFNNQSDKPIFLVIDNCPGGSAMEGMQIVQAIKESKAPVHVVVKRFAASMAAIITTLADESYCYPDAIILHHQASTSMSGNGRLLEDQRKMFDEISRRLIGAVAEKVGTTQEGFVEEMYENRSSGDWDLFGDEAVERGWVKHLVKLVREEAIRERPTGSRNTGLRILSLEADQPAATGYLERYEAKLEEKVDDQGHTYVRLPKGGPFDAWLLYNPTGYYRY, from the coding sequence ATGCTGCTGAAGTGTCTAGCCCCGTTCCTGGCAGTCCTGATTCTTTCGGCTCCCAGCTTCGGCGATACCAACCCGATCGAAGCCACGGCTGCCGAAGCCACCGCGACTCAGACAGTTGCCGAACTGCCGGATGAAATCGAACGTCAAATTGACGAACAAACCGCCCACCTGCCGGACGACGTCCGCGAGAAAATTCGCGAGAAGCTGAAGGAAGTGGCCGAGGCAAAACTGGCCGAAATGAAAGAAGCCGCCGAAGAAGCGGAAGAAGAATCGGCCGACGAAGAAGAGGCGGAAGCCGCTGAAGGCGAAGAAGCTGCCGAAGGCGAAGAGAAAGAAGAAGAAGCCAAGGAAGAAGCCCCGGCCAAGGATCCTCAATCCGAGGAAGCCAAGAAGATGAAGGCCGAAGCCGAGTTGTTTGAGGCCCAATTCAAGCACAAGATTGCCCTCTACAAGCACGAACTCGAAGCCCAACGCCTGGCGATCGAGAAGTCGAAGATCGATCTCGATCTCGAAGCCAAGCGCGTCGATGCCCAGAATGCCTCGCTCGAACGCGAGCGCGATCGCCTGAAGCTCGAGGCCGAAGTGCTGAAGATGCGGCATGAACTCGACATGCAAAAGGTGCAGTCGGATCTCGCCGAACTTCTGGCCGAGAAAAAGCAAGTCGAAACCAAGCTCGAAGTCGAAGCCGCCAAGGAACGACTGGAAGATCGTGTGATCGGCGAAGAGAAGTACCCCATGAATCCGCTGGAAGACGGGGTGCTGTCGATTAGCGTCCGCCGCATCGAGCTGAATGGCCCCATCATGTCGGGCGCGGCCGATTACGTTTGCTCGCGTCTCGACTACTTCAACAACCAGTCGGACAAGCCGATCTTCCTCGTGATCGACAACTGCCCTGGCGGTTCGGCCATGGAAGGCATGCAGATCGTGCAAGCGATCAAAGAGAGCAAGGCTCCCGTGCATGTGGTGGTCAAGCGTTTTGCCGCCAGCATGGCTGCCATCATCACCACCCTGGCCGACGAATCGTACTGCTACCCCGATGCGATCATCCTGCATCACCAGGCGAGCACTTCGATGAGCGGTAACGGCCGCCTGCTCGAAGATCAACGCAAGATGTTCGACGAGATTTCGCGTCGCCTGATCGGCGCGGTCGCCGAGAAGGTCGGCACCACCCAGGAAGGCTTCGTCGAAGAGATGTACGAAAATCGCTCGTCGGGCGACTGGGACTTGTTCGGCGACGAAGCCGTAGAGCGCGGGTGGGTGAAGCACCTGGTGAAGCTGGTTCGCGAAGAAGCCATTCGCGAGCGGCCCACTGGTTCGCGAAACACCGGCCTACGGATTCTGAGCCTCGAAGCCGACCAGCCCGCTGCGACTGGTTACCTGGAACGCTACGAAGCCAAGCTGGAAGAAAAGGTCGACGACCAAGGTCACACCTACGTCCGCCTGCCGAAGGGCGGCCCATTCGACGCCTGGTTGCTGTACAACCCAACCGGATACTATCGTTACTAA
- a CDS encoding DUF58 domain-containing protein yields MIYVFWILGLLLLVLIGLARWGGTYPHRPLVMLLLVPSFLSIWIVFLPNMWPLVVLIDTLLAVVALIDLLPLTQAKQLTVERHLGLIASLGQPHKVSLTVVNRSSRQWPVWIRDGVVEHLEAEPSEFNVVLPAERRATLEYHLRPRRRGAFELTHTYLRVRSPWGFWSRYLQVPCHSRMNVYPDMKQLGEYALLARTNRLSLMGLRRTRRVGQDNEFERLRDYTIDDNYRHIEWRSTARRNKLTVKDFQANQSQRVMFMVDCGRMMTGTCEGVSLLDHALNAMLMLSYVALARKDQVGLMCFSNEIHTFVPPKGGSGQMNHLLHAAYDRFPQMVESRYDDAFLHLAAHVRKRTLVVLITNVIDDVNAHQIEKHLTAFTGRHLPMAVLLRDHSLYNAVDAVDHELQQMEQDENETPGMPNIRAFADVPDDRLYQAAGAADILTWRRHVLADLEMKGVLLVDAFPEQLTGNLVNRYLEVKARHLL; encoded by the coding sequence ATGATCTACGTGTTCTGGATACTCGGCTTGCTGCTACTCGTGCTCATCGGCTTGGCACGCTGGGGCGGTACGTATCCGCATCGCCCGCTGGTCATGCTGTTGCTGGTGCCGAGCTTTCTGTCGATTTGGATTGTGTTTCTGCCGAACATGTGGCCGCTCGTCGTGCTGATCGACACATTGCTCGCGGTGGTCGCGCTGATCGATCTGCTTCCCCTGACCCAGGCCAAGCAACTCACGGTCGAGCGTCACCTGGGACTCATCGCGTCGCTTGGTCAGCCGCACAAGGTGTCGCTGACCGTGGTGAATCGCTCGTCGCGGCAATGGCCGGTCTGGATTCGCGACGGGGTGGTCGAACACCTCGAAGCCGAACCCTCGGAGTTCAACGTGGTGTTGCCGGCCGAACGCCGGGCGACGCTTGAATACCATTTGCGACCTCGCCGACGAGGGGCGTTTGAACTCACGCACACCTACTTGCGAGTCCGCAGCCCGTGGGGCTTTTGGAGTCGCTACCTGCAGGTGCCGTGTCACTCGCGGATGAACGTCTACCCCGACATGAAACAGCTCGGCGAGTACGCACTGCTGGCCCGTACGAATCGGCTGAGTCTGATGGGCTTGCGCCGTACCCGTCGAGTGGGCCAGGACAACGAGTTCGAACGCCTGCGCGATTACACGATCGACGACAACTACCGCCACATCGAATGGCGGAGCACCGCTCGCCGCAACAAGCTCACGGTCAAGGACTTTCAGGCCAACCAGAGCCAGCGGGTGATGTTCATGGTGGATTGTGGGCGGATGATGACCGGCACCTGCGAAGGAGTGAGCCTGCTCGACCACGCCCTGAACGCGATGCTGATGCTCAGCTACGTGGCCCTCGCTCGCAAAGACCAGGTGGGGCTCATGTGCTTCTCGAACGAGATTCACACGTTCGTGCCTCCCAAGGGTGGCAGCGGGCAGATGAATCACCTGCTGCACGCGGCGTACGATCGGTTTCCGCAGATGGTCGAGTCGCGCTACGACGACGCGTTCCTGCACCTGGCAGCCCACGTTCGCAAGCGGACGCTGGTGGTGCTCATCACCAACGTGATCGACGACGTCAACGCCCATCAAATCGAGAAGCACCTTACCGCGTTCACCGGCCGGCACCTGCCGATGGCGGTGCTGCTTCGCGACCACTCGCTCTACAACGCGGTCGACGCGGTCGATCACGAACTGCAGCAAATGGAGCAAGACGAGAACGAAACGCCCGGCATGCCGAACATCCGCGCGTTCGCCGACGTGCCCGACGACCGACTCTACCAGGCGGCCGGGGCGGCCGACATCCTCACCTGGCGACGCCACGTGCTGGCCGACCTCGAGATGAAAGGCGTGCTGCTGGTCGACGCGTTCCCCGAGCAGCTCACCGGCAATTTGGTGAACCGCTACCTGGAAGTCAAAGCTCGGCATTTGCTGTAA
- a CDS encoding reverse transcriptase domain-containing protein, producing the protein MQWDGKKHRPIDPLYKPPKRLLKKLHRFLQNHHLCHPAAHGGVRRRSTFTSAQIHVGSRNVWTRDVTDCYPSISQAAMFSQLRKLKFQHDTALVLSMLFTYRDGVPQGSPISGDALNIFFWPLDQLLASMAGSLKLRYGRNADDFVWSGSNRENGDKLAARLESEIELLGLKINEKKKRANGLQTSSDERLVHGISVSKPSGTAISRLQSKKALALGEKYVAACRSVTADSLEAVAVKRAQLAGWMYYCRQAHIGPARTIRQLLEAGDRHVLKKLRAIGLSSQKNKWWIIDYRPRRNKPSRNEPKRLANAWRTRLARMSHKNVVATGL; encoded by the coding sequence ATGCAATGGGATGGCAAAAAACACCGTCCCATTGATCCACTCTATAAGCCTCCGAAGCGTCTCCTCAAAAAACTGCATCGGTTTCTGCAAAACCATCACCTATGCCACCCTGCGGCACACGGTGGAGTACGACGGCGCTCGACCTTCACAAGTGCTCAAATCCATGTCGGAAGTAGGAACGTGTGGACCCGGGACGTTACCGACTGCTACCCGTCGATTTCGCAAGCAGCAATGTTCTCTCAGCTTCGAAAGTTGAAATTTCAGCATGACACGGCATTGGTGCTATCAATGCTGTTTACCTATCGCGATGGCGTGCCTCAAGGATCGCCCATCAGCGGAGATGCTTTGAACATTTTCTTTTGGCCGCTTGACCAACTACTAGCGTCAATGGCTGGTAGCCTCAAGCTTCGGTATGGGCGAAATGCCGATGATTTTGTCTGGTCTGGAAGCAACCGCGAGAATGGAGATAAGCTGGCAGCGCGGCTCGAAAGTGAGATCGAGTTACTCGGTTTGAAGATCAATGAGAAAAAGAAAAGGGCAAACGGCCTACAAACCAGCTCCGACGAACGCTTGGTTCATGGCATCTCTGTTTCAAAGCCTAGCGGAACAGCGATCAGTCGACTGCAGAGTAAGAAAGCACTGGCATTAGGCGAAAAATACGTTGCCGCATGCCGTTCAGTCACAGCTGATTCTCTCGAAGCAGTTGCGGTTAAGCGAGCGCAATTAGCGGGTTGGATGTACTACTGCAGGCAAGCTCATATTGGACCGGCTCGAACTATTAGGCAGCTGCTGGAGGCAGGGGACCGCCACGTTTTGAAAAAACTCCGAGCAATTGGTTTAAGCTCCCAAAAAAACAAATGGTGGATCATCGATTATAGGCCTAGACGGAACAAACCGAGCCGTAATGAGCCGAAGCGGCTAGCAAACGCATGGCGGACACGACTCGCACGCATGAGCCACAAGAATGTTGTGGCCACCGGACTTTAA